From a region of the Microcoleus sp. AS-A8 genome:
- a CDS encoding ATP-binding protein: MPIVGDPRFSRTLPLAMFERLQQVLQQMKSRLGEGALLLTDESLSQSATAPESETQRFAVLLSLRFSVLLVGEPQEPESVAEYDAKSRLYQVGLTFEPRAIASFLTQLSHRASHHRMALNKLHQSQTRLRTNDPTLQTEFTLSLLEILASAETSDSADCPVAVCQPLVEEALCQQIEQERLLNQVTTQIRQSLELPVILETAVEQLRHFLQVDRLLIYQFDQFNCVSAIYQDDISSTQDKTASLNLRLTSQGPLLNSTVYWGRVTYEARSSDAISSVLNFVEKEDCLLKVPNCRTKYGQGLTLSIDDVEAAYPASSCILDLMRRYQVRAKLVTPIIVQEKLWGLLIANQCFQPRHWLESEKIFLQQIAEHLAVAIHQAQLYAQLQQQKTTLERRVIERTQELRDILQAAQAADRAKSEFLATMSHELRTPLTCVIGMSATLLRWSFGQEGTQQVPLQKQRRYLKTIQESGEHLLELINDILDLSQVEAGKAVLNISEFSLSNLAHQTIRTFQEKADLRQLKLGIDLQVKSHGMNGTLRQEDRFCADQRRVKQILFNLLGNAIKFTPSGGKVILRIWREQNWVVFQVEDTGIGIAEEHLPLLFQKFQQLETVYQRNYEGTGLGLALTKQLVELHGGRIEVESVVGEGSYFTVWLPNQPLASSTSSKDAALQKNNFIVQGSIVLVEDQEESATSICEILTAAGYHVVWLIDGSTAFQQIELLQPNAVIVDWQLRGMDGYEITHCLRNSPSTQQIKILALTMSTITEDQEDELSAFIDDYLLKPVEPVQLLQQVTALMAK, translated from the coding sequence ATGCCTATAGTGGGTGATCCAAGATTCAGCCGAACGTTGCCATTGGCTATGTTTGAGCGGCTGCAACAGGTATTACAGCAGATGAAGTCCAGACTCGGTGAGGGAGCTTTACTCCTGACCGATGAGAGTCTATCTCAGAGCGCAACGGCTCCGGAATCTGAGACTCAGCGGTTTGCTGTTCTGCTGTCATTACGATTCAGTGTACTTCTAGTCGGGGAACCGCAAGAGCCAGAGTCGGTGGCTGAGTATGATGCTAAGTCGAGATTGTATCAGGTTGGGTTGACCTTCGAGCCGAGGGCGATCGCTTCCTTCCTCACCCAACTGAGTCATCGTGCTAGCCACCATCGTATGGCCCTGAACAAGCTGCATCAATCCCAGACTCGTCTGCGAACGAATGATCCAACCCTTCAGACGGAATTTACACTCTCATTGTTGGAAATCTTGGCTTCTGCTGAAACCAGTGACTCCGCCGATTGCCCTGTGGCCGTCTGTCAACCCTTGGTCGAGGAGGCACTGTGCCAACAAATTGAGCAGGAACGACTCCTCAATCAGGTCACAACCCAAATTCGCCAAAGCTTGGAGTTACCAGTCATTCTGGAAACAGCCGTTGAGCAATTGCGACATTTTCTCCAGGTTGATCGACTGTTAATCTATCAATTTGATCAATTCAATTGTGTCTCTGCCATCTACCAAGATGACATTTCCTCAACACAAGACAAGACAGCATCATTAAATTTACGTCTTACCTCTCAAGGGCCACTCCTCAACTCTACAGTCTACTGGGGTCGTGTTACCTACGAAGCTAGATCTTCCGATGCGATTTCTTCCGTCCTGAATTTTGTGGAAAAGGAAGATTGCTTACTTAAGGTACCGAATTGTAGAACGAAATATGGCCAAGGACTAACTTTAAGCATTGATGATGTCGAAGCTGCTTACCCAGCGTCTTCTTGCATCTTAGACCTGATGCGACGTTATCAGGTTCGCGCTAAGTTAGTTACACCCATTATCGTTCAGGAAAAGCTCTGGGGGCTACTCATTGCCAACCAGTGTTTTCAGCCGCGCCATTGGCTAGAGAGTGAAAAAATATTTCTCCAGCAGATTGCAGAACATCTTGCTGTCGCCATTCACCAAGCCCAGTTGTATGCTCAGTTACAGCAGCAAAAAACGACTCTCGAACGACGAGTAATCGAGCGCACACAAGAACTTCGCGATATCTTGCAAGCCGCTCAAGCCGCTGATCGAGCGAAGAGTGAATTCCTGGCTACAATGAGTCATGAATTACGGACGCCTCTGACCTGTGTGATTGGGATGTCGGCGACGCTATTACGCTGGTCTTTTGGTCAGGAAGGCACACAACAAGTTCCTTTGCAAAAACAGCGACGCTATTTGAAAACGATTCAAGAAAGTGGGGAACACTTATTAGAGCTGATCAACGATATTTTGGATTTATCTCAAGTGGAGGCAGGGAAAGCTGTTTTGAACATCAGCGAGTTTTCTCTGAGCAACTTGGCTCACCAAACAATCAGAACTTTTCAAGAAAAAGCCGACCTTCGTCAACTCAAGTTGGGAATAGATTTGCAAGTTAAATCACATGGTATGAACGGCACACTGCGGCAGGAAGATCGCTTTTGTGCCGATCAACGCCGGGTTAAGCAAATTTTGTTTAATCTCTTAGGCAATGCCATCAAATTTACTCCCTCAGGGGGTAAGGTTATTTTACGGATCTGGCGAGAGCAGAATTGGGTTGTCTTTCAAGTTGAAGACACGGGTATCGGTATTGCCGAAGAACACCTACCTTTACTTTTTCAAAAGTTTCAGCAGTTAGAAACGGTATATCAGCGCAACTATGAAGGAACAGGTCTGGGTTTAGCGTTGACGAAACAGTTGGTAGAACTCCACGGAGGACGTATTGAAGTTGAATCTGTAGTGGGTGAGGGTTCTTATTTTACAGTTTGGTTGCCCAATCAACCTTTAGCTTCTTCTACCTCCAGCAAAGACGCTGCTCTTCAAAAGAACAATTTCATAGTTCAAGGCAGCATTGTCTTAGTGGAAGATCAGGAAGAAAGTGCGACGTCGATCTGCGAAATTCTCACCGCCGCAGGTTACCATGTTGTCTGGCTGATTGATGGTTCCACAGCCTTCCAGCAAATTGAATTGCTCCAACCCAATGCTGTAATTGTCGATTGGCAATTACGGGGTATGGATGGTTATGAGATCACCCATTGCCTACGTAACTCCCCTTCCACTCAACAAATCAAAATTCTCGCTTTAACCATGTCCACCATCACTGAAGACCAAGAAGACGAACTTAGTGCATTTATTGATGATTACTTGCTCAAACCTGTCGAACCTGTACAGTTATTACAGCAAGTGACAGCCTTGATGGCCAAGTAG
- a CDS encoding mucoidy inhibitor MuiA family protein, translating to MMQAIGQSPNTIQQLTLDAPVSIVTLLEDRALVRRVGQVNLTQGLWRIKVENVAPVLSDKSLRAEFTGDYPGARIDDVRVRRQMRVLEEERPEEIKALLAELRSLQNTFDNLTEDRQHQQYSFEQVCTILAHSLQELPIDAVWGQLDPKSWRDQFQTLFKQLRELRGEILNGYHNQEKLREQINDLGSRIRALSSPELLYTAHIEADLMISQAGDYEIAFDYVVPNAMWRPWHQARLLLQEKPSLSFRVDGCVWQRTGEDWNNVDLVFSTARASLGTEPPLLADDPLNVREKSKQITLETRDQKIQTIGLGAGATPGTVELPGVDDGGEVRNLRPTNKATIPSDGRPYRVPIFSFSSEAEVEYVLMPELSCQVVLKSEQTNTAQFPILAGPVDLVRSSEFVGKTSLGFIAPGEKFALGWGPDGAMRVQRTTTQKRKQDHLTKWNSVTTTIQLFLSNIGAESRTIKTTERVPVSELEQVKVEMIAPKTTDGIQPDENGFCTWNFTLEPYSQLQATLVYKVSAAPEVQGF from the coding sequence ATGATGCAAGCCATTGGGCAATCGCCAAACACCATTCAACAACTCACCCTCGATGCACCGGTATCAATCGTCACGCTCCTAGAAGACCGCGCCTTAGTGCGGCGAGTGGGTCAAGTTAACCTAACACAAGGATTATGGCGAATTAAAGTCGAGAACGTTGCACCCGTACTTTCCGATAAATCGCTACGTGCCGAATTTACTGGAGACTATCCAGGGGCAAGAATAGACGATGTTCGCGTTCGCCGTCAGATGCGAGTGTTGGAGGAGGAACGACCCGAAGAAATTAAAGCCTTGTTGGCAGAATTGCGATCGCTGCAAAACACCTTCGACAATCTTACCGAAGACCGCCAACATCAACAGTATTCCTTTGAGCAAGTTTGCACCATCTTGGCGCATAGTTTGCAGGAACTCCCCATCGATGCCGTTTGGGGACAACTCGACCCCAAATCTTGGCGTGACCAATTTCAAACCTTATTTAAGCAGTTGCGCGAACTGCGTGGCGAAATTTTGAACGGTTATCACAATCAGGAAAAGTTAAGGGAGCAGATTAATGACTTAGGCAGCCGAATCCGCGCCCTGTCCAGCCCTGAACTGCTCTACACTGCCCACATCGAAGCCGATTTAATGATTTCTCAAGCAGGAGACTATGAAATTGCTTTCGACTACGTGGTTCCCAATGCAATGTGGCGACCGTGGCACCAAGCCCGTCTGCTGTTACAAGAAAAGCCCTCTCTCTCCTTTCGCGTCGATGGTTGTGTATGGCAGCGCACTGGTGAAGATTGGAATAATGTGGATTTAGTCTTTTCCACCGCCCGTGCTTCCCTGGGTACTGAACCCCCCTTACTTGCCGATGACCCGTTGAATGTGCGGGAAAAATCCAAACAAATTACCTTAGAAACTCGTGACCAAAAAATTCAAACTATCGGACTCGGTGCAGGTGCGACACCGGGTACCGTTGAGCTACCAGGTGTAGATGATGGCGGTGAAGTCCGCAACCTACGACCTACTAATAAAGCGACGATTCCCTCTGATGGTCGTCCCTACCGGGTTCCCATCTTCTCTTTCTCCTCAGAAGCAGAGGTGGAGTATGTCTTGATGCCAGAACTGTCGTGTCAGGTTGTCCTTAAAAGTGAGCAGACGAATACCGCCCAATTCCCCATTCTGGCAGGGCCAGTGGATTTAGTGCGCTCATCCGAGTTTGTCGGCAAGACATCGCTCGGATTTATCGCACCGGGCGAGAAGTTTGCCTTAGGCTGGGGGCCAGATGGGGCGATGCGTGTGCAACGCACGACAACCCAGAAAAGGAAACAAGACCATCTCACGAAGTGGAATAGCGTCACAACTACGATTCAGTTATTTCTCTCGAATATTGGAGCAGAGTCAAGGACGATTAAAACCACAGAACGCGTACCCGTTTCGGAGTTGGAGCAGGTCAAGGTGGAAATGATTGCGCCAAAAACCACAGACGGCATCCAACCGGATGAGAATGGCTTCTGTACGTGGAATTTCACCCTAGAACCCTACTCTCAACTTCAGGCGACTTTAGTCTATAAAGTTTCAGCCGCTCCAGAGGTTCAAGGCTTCTAA
- a CDS encoding 2Fe-2S iron-sulfur cluster-binding protein has protein sequence MAVYQVRLVNPTINLDRIISVPDDQYILDMAEEAGIRLPAGCREGTCSSCIAKLVSGVVDQSEQKFLQPSELADGYTVTCVAYPLSDCTLETHQEQVLYKSSLYLKTNPAQAD, from the coding sequence ATGGCTGTTTATCAAGTCCGGTTAGTCAATCCAACAATCAATCTTGACCGCATCATCTCGGTACCCGATGATCAATATATTCTGGATATGGCAGAGGAAGCGGGTATTCGTTTACCTGCGGGGTGCCGCGAAGGAACCTGTTCCTCATGTATCGCCAAACTAGTCAGTGGTGTGGTGGATCAAAGCGAACAAAAGTTTCTGCAACCATCGGAATTAGCCGATGGGTACACCGTCACCTGCGTCGCTTACCCTCTGTCTGATTGCACTTTAGAAACTCATCAAGAACAAGTCCTCTATAAATCATCCCTCTACTTGAAGACGAATCCAGCTCAAGCTGATTAA
- the cobN gene encoding cobaltochelatase subunit CobN, translated as MHRIAATPGGWNPQAEGVIFIEQSAAPIVFLTAADTDIQTLAASTSQLPVGFPGLRVVNLLQLQQQLTIDTYAENVLASAQIIILRILGGRAYWSYGLEVVLDTVQQTGAALVVLPGDDRPDPDLMSHSTVSLATVNQVWRYLTEGGVENFVNALKFVADVCLEQTYHPPAPKPVPRVGLYQESEVRSQEQSTKAKVGILFYRAHYLAGNTTPIDALCQALAKRQLEPVPIFVSSLRDPDVQAELLTYFQPQEGSGIELLLNTTSFSLAKLDAETPQLELWKRLDVPVLQVILSSGTVEQWDSQFQGLTARDTAMNVALPEVDGRIISRAVSFKSVQSWNPDLETDVVVYEPVPCRINFVTDLAASWVRLRQTPPAERRIALILANYPNRDGRLANGVGLDTPASCVEILKGLQQAGYRVEDVPETGEELIGRLTAGVTNDPEGRDFRLVRQELSWEEYGGYFQGLPPEVQRGIGERWGFVGETNHRGAENAEEEGKRGDGCSAFAISGIELGNVFVGIQPSRGYDVDPSLNYHAPDLEPTHAYLAFYYWLRQHFGMQAVVHVGKHGNLEWLPGKSVALSGKCYPEVALGAMPHLYPFIVNDPGEGSQAKRRSQAVIIDHLTPPMTRAQLYGPLQKLEGLMDEYYEAQSLDPKRLGVISDRITQLILQENLHQDLGIETDEIQNPDSNIQNRIDGYLCELKEAQIRDGLHIFGQCPDGRQLRDLIVAIARHPGNDRMGLTRALAQDWGLDFDPLTADLSLVLAGYAEDGDKSHQRVGDVIEELEQQAADLVEQLIQNSLPPYPPIKRGDCNVQNSWGEATKRELEWICDRLLPSLQQTNQEITQLLRGLDGRYIESGPSGAPTRGRPEVLPTGRNFYSVDIRAIPTETAWAVGRKAAEVLIERYTQENGEYPKTLGLSVWGTSTMRTGGDDLAEALALLGVQPIWDYPSRRVVDFEILPVSVLGRPRVDVTLRISGFFRDAFPNLISLFDQAVVAVAALDEPPEDNPLAAQVQQEAEMWLSQGLSQEEANVRSRYRIFGSKPGAYGAGLQGLIESQNWTDEQDIARAYINWSSYAYTSTPPIPSSLKLRLARGGTGEVAVPSSNQEQVGKIAPPLNKAGLEGVAAPEAFNQRLKQMQIVLHNQDNREHDLFDSDDYYQFQGGLTAAVRALTGKNPTIYFGDHSIPENPKVRQLREEIARVYRSRVVNPKWIEGVMRHGYKGAFEMSATVDYLFAYDATTYCVEDHMYQGVAEAYLFDPKVQEFIQQKNPWALRDMAERLLEANQRGLWKEVKGEVLEKLRAIALQAEAVIEGTHDQSLS; from the coding sequence ATGCACCGTATCGCCGCAACGCCAGGAGGGTGGAACCCTCAAGCAGAAGGCGTCATTTTCATTGAACAGTCAGCAGCACCTATCGTTTTCCTTACAGCAGCGGACACAGATATTCAGACTCTGGCAGCATCAACATCTCAATTACCAGTGGGTTTCCCTGGACTACGGGTGGTCAATCTGTTGCAGTTGCAGCAGCAACTCACGATTGATACCTATGCAGAAAATGTCTTAGCGTCTGCTCAGATCATTATTTTACGGATCTTGGGGGGACGTGCCTACTGGTCTTATGGATTAGAAGTGGTGCTAGACACGGTGCAGCAAACGGGTGCTGCCTTGGTCGTACTGCCTGGAGATGACCGCCCCGATCCCGATCTCATGAGTCACTCTACAGTATCACTGGCAACTGTTAATCAGGTCTGGCGATATCTCACGGAAGGGGGTGTGGAGAATTTTGTGAATGCCCTTAAATTTGTTGCGGATGTCTGTCTGGAGCAAACTTACCATCCACCAGCGCCAAAACCTGTGCCTCGTGTTGGGCTTTATCAGGAGTCAGAGGTCAGGAGTCAGGAGCAAAGCACAAAGGCCAAAGTTGGGATTCTGTTCTACCGTGCTCATTACTTGGCGGGAAATACCACACCCATTGATGCACTTTGTCAAGCTTTAGCCAAGCGACAGTTGGAACCTGTACCTATATTTGTCTCTTCGTTACGTGACCCGGATGTGCAAGCGGAATTGTTGACGTATTTTCAGCCGCAAGAGGGTTCTGGAATTGAACTGTTACTTAATACAACCAGTTTTTCTCTAGCGAAATTGGACGCGGAAACCCCTCAGTTGGAGTTGTGGAAGCGTCTGGATGTGCCAGTGTTGCAGGTTATCCTCAGTAGCGGCACGGTAGAACAATGGGATTCTCAGTTTCAGGGACTTACAGCCCGTGATACGGCGATGAATGTGGCGCTGCCAGAGGTGGATGGGCGTATCATCAGCCGTGCGGTTTCGTTTAAGTCGGTGCAATCCTGGAACCCTGATTTGGAAACGGATGTGGTGGTTTATGAGCCAGTGCCTTGTCGGATTAATTTTGTCACTGATTTAGCAGCGAGTTGGGTACGATTGCGGCAAACTCCACCGGCTGAACGACGCATTGCTCTGATTTTGGCAAATTACCCGAATCGCGATGGACGCCTTGCTAATGGTGTGGGATTGGATACGCCTGCTAGCTGTGTGGAGATTCTGAAGGGGTTGCAGCAGGCTGGTTATCGGGTTGAGGATGTTCCGGAAACGGGGGAGGAGTTGATTGGGCGGCTGACGGCTGGGGTGACGAATGACCCGGAAGGGCGGGATTTTCGGTTGGTTAGGCAGGAGTTGTCTTGGGAAGAGTATGGGGGGTATTTTCAGGGGTTGCCTCCGGAGGTTCAGAGGGGTATTGGTGAGCGATGGGGGTTTGTGGGTGAAACGAACCACAGAGGCGCAGAGAACGCGGAGGAGGAGGGGAAGAGAGGGGATGGCTGTTCGGCGTTTGCAATTTCAGGGATTGAGTTGGGGAATGTGTTTGTTGGGATTCAGCCGTCGCGTGGGTATGATGTTGACCCTAGTTTGAATTATCATGCGCCGGATTTGGAGCCGACTCATGCTTATCTGGCGTTTTATTATTGGCTGCGGCAGCATTTTGGGATGCAGGCGGTGGTGCATGTGGGGAAGCATGGAAATTTGGAGTGGTTGCCGGGTAAGAGTGTGGCGCTGTCGGGTAAGTGTTATCCAGAGGTGGCGTTGGGGGCAATGCCTCATTTATATCCCTTTATTGTGAATGATCCGGGTGAGGGGTCTCAGGCAAAGCGTCGTTCGCAAGCGGTGATTATTGACCACTTGACACCGCCGATGACTCGTGCACAGTTGTATGGCCCGTTGCAAAAGTTGGAAGGATTGATGGATGAGTATTATGAGGCGCAAAGTTTAGATCCTAAGCGATTGGGTGTGATTAGCGATCGCATTACCCAACTCATCCTCCAAGAAAATCTCCACCAAGATTTAGGCATTGAAACCGACGAAATCCAAAACCCAGATTCCAATATCCAAAATCGGATTGATGGCTATCTTTGTGAATTGAAGGAAGCCCAAATTAGAGATGGTCTTCATATTTTTGGGCAATGTCCAGATGGGCGTCAATTGCGAGATTTGATTGTAGCTATTGCCCGTCACCCAGGGAATGACCGCATGGGTTTAACTCGTGCCTTGGCTCAAGATTGGGGATTGGATTTCGACCCACTTACGGCTGATTTATCTTTGGTTTTGGCGGGATATGCAGAAGATGGAGATAAAAGTCATCAAAGGGTTGGTGACGTGATTGAAGAATTAGAGCAACAAGCTGCTGATTTAGTAGAACAACTCATCCAAAATTCGCTCCCCCCCTACCCCCCCATAAAAAGGGGGGATTGCAATGTCCAAAATTCTTGGGGAGAGGCAACAAAACGAGAATTAGAATGGATATGCGATCGCCTGCTGCCTTCTTTGCAACAAACTAACCAGGAAATTACCCAACTGTTACGAGGATTGGATGGGCGATATATCGAAAGTGGGCCATCTGGCGCACCAACACGAGGACGCCCAGAAGTCTTACCCACAGGACGCAACTTTTATTCCGTTGATATTCGTGCGATTCCCACAGAAACAGCTTGGGCTGTGGGACGAAAGGCGGCTGAAGTTTTAATTGAGCGCTATACCCAAGAAAATGGTGAATATCCCAAAACTTTAGGACTCTCAGTTTGGGGAACCTCAACCATGCGTACTGGCGGTGATGATTTAGCGGAAGCATTAGCCTTATTGGGGGTTCAACCAATTTGGGATTATCCTTCGCGTCGAGTGGTGGATTTTGAAATCCTGCCCGTGTCAGTCTTGGGGCGTCCCCGTGTGGATGTAACGTTGCGAATTTCTGGCTTTTTCCGCGATGCCTTTCCTAACTTAATTAGTTTATTTGACCAAGCCGTTGTAGCTGTTGCCGCTTTGGATGAACCGCCGGAGGATAATCCTTTAGCTGCCCAAGTTCAGCAGGAAGCAGAGATGTGGCTATCCCAGGGGTTGAGTCAGGAGGAGGCAAATGTGCGATCGCGCTATCGTATCTTTGGCTCTAAACCCGGTGCTTATGGGGCTGGGTTACAAGGTTTAATTGAATCCCAAAATTGGACAGATGAGCAAGACATCGCCCGCGCTTATATCAATTGGAGTAGTTACGCCTACACGAGTACCCCCCCTATCCCCTCCTCACTAAAGCTCCGGTTAGCAAGGGGGGGAACTGGAGAAGTAGCAGTGCCCTCCTCTAATCAGGAACAAGTGGGGAAAATAGCTCCCCCCCTTAATAAGGCGGGGCTGGAGGGGGTAGCCGCACCTGAAGCCTTTAATCAACGCTTGAAACAGATGCAGATTGTATTGCACAATCAAGATAACCGGGAACATGATTTATTCGATTCTGATGATTATTACCAGTTCCAAGGTGGTTTAACGGCGGCGGTGCGGGCTTTAACGGGTAAGAATCCCACAATTTATTTTGGCGATCATTCCATTCCCGAAAACCCGAAAGTTCGGCAGTTACGAGAAGAAATTGCACGAGTATATCGTTCCCGTGTCGTCAATCCGAAGTGGATTGAAGGGGTAATGCGGCACGGTTACAAAGGTGCTTTTGAAATGTCAGCCACAGTCGATTACTTATTTGCCTATGATGCCACGACCTATTGTGTAGAAGACCATATGTATCAAGGTGTAGCCGAGGCGTATTTATTCGACCCAAAGGTGCAGGAATTTATCCAACAAAAGAATCCTTGGGCGCTGCGAGATATGGCTGAACGGTTACTGGAGGCCAATCAACGAGGGTTATGGAAAGAAGTGAAGGGGGAAGTTTTGGAGAAATTGAGAGCGATCGCACTGCAAGCGGAGGCGGTGATTGAGGGTACTCACGATCAATCATTGAGCTAA
- a CDS encoding response regulator — protein sequence MCLALVVDDDPTQQLIISKLLKKIGLDVIVANDGVEALERVQSTSPVLVILDILMPRMNGYEVCQRLKSNQRTQHLPVLMYSGQEQEFNALSKGNKSGADAYLSKLCHHQELINTIYQLLPKKKKSVP from the coding sequence ATGTGCCTAGCACTTGTTGTAGACGACGACCCAACCCAACAACTCATCATCTCCAAACTGCTCAAAAAGATTGGGCTAGATGTAATTGTGGCGAATGATGGCGTCGAAGCACTGGAGCGAGTTCAATCTACCTCTCCAGTACTGGTAATTTTAGATATTCTTATGCCACGAATGAATGGCTATGAGGTTTGTCAACGACTAAAGTCGAATCAAAGAACTCAGCATTTACCTGTGTTAATGTATTCTGGGCAAGAACAAGAGTTTAACGCTTTGAGCAAGGGGAACAAGTCTGGAGCTGATGCTTACCTCTCTAAGCTTTGCCATCATCAAGAACTGATCAACACCATTTATCAGTTGTTACCAAAAAAAAAGAAATCAGTACCTTAG
- a CDS encoding mucoidy inhibitor MuiA family protein, with protein sequence MSDDKRPSVYAQVTSRIDKVKVYAAGATVTRVADLQLGAGEIPEHVEMAGLPLALDDSSVRVRVEAELDVSTAIATDVRIGLAVPPRQAVQNSPTDEEVREAKAEVQRMEDAIALIENEIAILYQLDVPERPDGEKGKAPPPSPLSARLALTNFKDEQVRARIQEKRETEEKLRQAREHLNDLLQKQARASSAREVRPHELRKTAVVRLSYQDEVSTLAGQRLIVEYFVPGARWTPTYICRLDSAGNQATLAVRALICQRTGEDWSGVSLELSTAQPLAWCELPELPSLRLGRAQPRLKKSGWRLPPVGAEILFEDFDRQKQVALSTLSEHSILTDISSPTVPPLPDLAIEVVEPQGIEATQVPQKMSQSLLDTQEIFERSQELRKASLSQQTRRQRAELTTDESSAPLDEFDITLISPGMIDPLQEARSFKSMPSAAPSSPRGAFRAEKSVQFHEYQRAQVSEEEDTLTNLLAYSLMRMGAADEPTQRGKLSIEQRQEVYLEILQRRNVVVSFDVITVVQQAVSNAQNCSFVHLPPGGINVRTVAGSFDYAYNADGRVDVPSDGEFHSVALTSNSTDVDLRYVVVPREDTNVFRIAQLKNPLQAPLLAGPADVYVDGEYILSTNITTVPPKGQMELGLGVEQAIKVARNTSYQEVRSGETLVAFNELRHNIQIDIANRLPREARIEVRERIPIPDADAKVDVQIDRVSPEWEKYEQQERGTPIRGGYRWRVQVRGGEQTKLALQYTIKTFVDSELIGGNRRE encoded by the coding sequence ATGTCTGACGATAAGAGGCCAAGCGTCTACGCACAAGTGACTTCCAGAATTGACAAAGTAAAAGTCTATGCGGCGGGTGCAACGGTTACCCGTGTCGCCGACTTACAGCTAGGCGCAGGCGAAATCCCAGAACATGTTGAAATGGCGGGATTACCTCTAGCACTGGATGATAGCAGCGTTCGGGTGCGTGTGGAAGCAGAGTTGGATGTGAGTACGGCAATTGCCACCGATGTTCGGATTGGTTTAGCTGTTCCCCCCCGCCAAGCGGTACAAAATTCACCAACTGATGAGGAAGTGCGGGAAGCGAAGGCTGAGGTACAACGCATGGAGGATGCGATCGCTTTAATTGAAAATGAAATTGCCATCCTCTATCAGTTAGATGTACCAGAACGCCCCGATGGGGAAAAAGGGAAAGCTCCCCCGCCTTCGCCCCTGAGTGCTAGACTCGCCTTGACTAACTTTAAGGACGAACAAGTTCGTGCCCGCATCCAAGAAAAGCGGGAAACGGAGGAAAAGTTACGCCAAGCGAGGGAACATCTCAACGACTTACTGCAAAAACAGGCTCGTGCTTCTTCTGCCAGGGAGGTTCGTCCCCATGAGCTTCGCAAGACAGCGGTTGTCCGGTTGAGTTACCAGGATGAAGTCAGTACGCTGGCAGGGCAACGGTTAATTGTAGAGTATTTTGTTCCTGGGGCGCGTTGGACACCCACTTATATTTGCCGTCTCGATAGTGCGGGAAATCAGGCAACACTAGCAGTACGAGCCTTAATTTGTCAGCGCACGGGTGAGGATTGGTCGGGAGTAAGCTTGGAACTTTCTACGGCTCAACCCTTAGCTTGGTGTGAGTTGCCGGAGTTGCCCTCTCTACGGCTTGGGCGTGCTCAACCCAGGTTAAAAAAATCGGGCTGGCGTCTTCCTCCAGTTGGTGCTGAGATTTTGTTTGAGGACTTTGATCGGCAGAAACAGGTAGCACTGTCTACTTTATCAGAACACTCTATCCTCACAGATATCTCTTCCCCAACCGTGCCACCGTTACCCGATTTGGCTATAGAAGTTGTGGAACCTCAGGGAATTGAGGCCACACAAGTCCCACAAAAAATGAGTCAGTCACTCTTGGATACACAAGAAATCTTTGAGAGAAGTCAGGAACTCCGCAAAGCTTCCTTATCCCAGCAGACGAGACGGCAGCGAGCCGAGTTAACAACCGATGAATCTTCTGCACCACTGGATGAATTTGATATCACCTTGATTTCTCCAGGCATGATCGACCCATTGCAAGAAGCCAGAAGCTTCAAGAGTATGCCTTCAGCAGCTCCCTCTTCACCAAGAGGCGCTTTCAGAGCCGAGAAATCTGTACAATTCCACGAATACCAACGAGCACAAGTGAGCGAAGAGGAAGACACTTTAACCAATCTGCTTGCCTATAGCTTAATGCGGATGGGAGCCGCCGATGAACCAACCCAACGCGGTAAGTTGTCCATTGAGCAACGGCAAGAAGTCTATTTAGAAATCCTCCAGCGCCGAAACGTTGTTGTTAGCTTCGATGTCATCACCGTAGTGCAACAGGCTGTATCTAATGCACAAAATTGCAGTTTCGTCCATCTTCCTCCTGGCGGGATTAATGTGCGAACAGTTGCAGGTTCCTTTGACTATGCTTACAACGCTGATGGACGAGTGGATGTCCCTTCAGATGGTGAATTTCATTCCGTCGCCCTGACGAGCAACTCGACAGACGTGGATTTGCGCTATGTGGTGGTGCCCCGCGAGGATACCAACGTTTTCCGCATTGCCCAACTCAAGAACCCGCTACAAGCCCCCTTACTCGCTGGCCCTGCGGATGTCTATGTAGATGGCGAGTATATTTTATCGACTAATATTACTACAGTGCCACCCAAGGGACAGATGGAGTTAGGTCTGGGGGTTGAGCAAGCCATCAAAGTAGCCCGGAACACGAGTTATCAGGAAGTTCGTTCCGGTGAAACCCTTGTTGCTTTTAACGAATTGCGCCACAACATTCAAATTGATATTGCCAACCGTCTACCCAGAGAGGCTCGAATTGAGGTGCGGGAACGAATTCCCATCCCTGACGCAGATGCCAAGGTTGACGTGCAAATTGATCGCGTCTCACCTGAGTGGGAGAAATATGAACAACAGGAACGCGGTACACCGATTCGCGGAGGTTATCGCTGGCGAGTGCAAGTGCGTGGTGGTGAGCAAACAAAGCTAGCGTTACAGTACACCATTAAGACGTTTGTGGATAGTGAGCTCATCGGTGGAAATCGACGGGAATAA